The Danio aesculapii chromosome 22, fDanAes4.1, whole genome shotgun sequence genomic sequence GTGGAATATTTTGCAACTACAAAAGTAACAGTAACTATAACATAATGCGCAGCTTAACAATATATGATCTTTATTATGACATAGGGACATTTACCACCATTTTCtaaatgtatattatgtataattGTGAAAGATCTTATGAAAGATACtttgtattaaaaaacaaacagaatagcTATTTTTTGATTTGAACCATTGTGATAATTGAGaggtatagttgaagtcagaattattagcccccctttaatttttttttcttttttaaatatttcctaaatgatgtttaacagagcaaggaaattttcacagtatgtctaataatattttttcttctgggaaagttttatttgttttatttcggctagaataaaagctattttaatttttttaaaaaccattttaatgtaaaaattttaacccctttaagctatttattttttcaatagtctacagaacaaaccatcgttatacaattacttgcctaattaccctaaccctatcctaattaacctagttaagcctttaaatgtcactttaagctgtatagaagtgtcttgaaaaatatctagtcaaatattatttactgtcatcatggcaaagataaaataaatcagttattagaagttattaaaactatttactactactactactacttataatagtctctccgttaaacagaaaattgggtgaaaaaataaacaggggggctaaaaatttaggggcattaataattctgactttaactgtataaccCTGTATCTATCTTTGCAGTGCTTTCTATGGCCTAAAAGGAATCAACATCATCCAGATAATCATTTGCCAATCGAAGCATCTGCTGTACAGCAGTGAGAAGCAGGACATCACAgttgagctccagctccagctcctGACTGTAGTTCTTCACCGGTAAAACACAAGACACCGGCACACCCAAGCGAGAGCTCACCTCCtgcacctgaacacacacacaacatcatcTGTCACTCTGAGTCCTACAGAGAACAGCTCACAATCTAATCATGGGATGCATCTCACCTTCAACTTGGTGTAGGAACTGGCATAAACGTTTTGAAGGTCTTTCTGCACATGAGGACAAGCTTCATCGACTTTTGTCATCACGACCATTTGGGGAATGGCTGAAATAGTTTGAAAAACTGTTCAGCTTCTCATGGAAAAACTGGCTTATGTCAGGAGTTATGCATATTGgattaaatattgtattaattGACTTACCATGCGAATTGATTAGAGAACGTACAGAAGTAAGTTTTTCTTCTAGTTTCTCAGACATGAGGGAGATTTTGGTGGCGTCGATCATGTACACCACACAGTGGATCTTCTCCTGGAGAGACGCAGGTCTGGAGGACTTCTGCTCATCAGGTTGAAATGGTGTGATGGGGTTGAACTAAATGAAAGAACTTCAATCTGAATCTTCATACTTCAACTAATTCTTACTGGAGGTAAGCAAATCTGCTTAATGCTCTTACTTTATAGCGGTCTGGTATGTGTCCTTGAAGAATGCTGGTGATGTCTTTAATATCAAGTCCTGCTCCTGATTGCTCCTCGAGGCCCATGGTGTCACACAACACAAAGGGCAATGGCTTTCTCTCATGACCATCTTTTACTGGGTACATACGAAACTGTCAACCAAGTAAGAGAAACAACTCAAGAGCTTAAACTGATAGGAGGCTTCAGTAGGAAACACAGTTAAATTTGTACCTGTGTGGTGACACTAGATTTAGCAGATCCTGACATGGCTTTGCTGGTCACGTATCCCATGAAGATGGAGTTGATGGAGTTGAAAAAACTGGATTTTCCAGCACCAACAGGGCCGAGCATTAGAATTCTGACCCGGCTCACAGATGATAGGAGGAGTTTGTGACTCCTAATGACTGCCATCAGCTCTTCCCTTCGTCTACACATAGATCACAGCTCCATTATTGAAAGTAACTCTATAAAAGCAGCACCACTTGAAATAACGCTAGAAACATATACAGTGTTGCTAGATTGGGTGATCAATTTCCAGGCTAAATGTACTCAAAAACCTGCCCAATACAAGACAGCTCCAC encodes the following:
- the ifi44f3 gene encoding interferon-induced protein 44-like isoform X2 translates to MAVIRSHKLLLSSVSRVRILMLGPVGAGKSSFFNSINSIFMGYVTSKAMSGSAKSSVTTQFRMYPVKDGHERKPLPFVLCDTMGLEEQSGAGLDIKDITSILQGHIPDRYKFNPITPFQPDEQKSSRPASLQEKIHCVVYMIDATKISLMSEKLEEKLTSVRSLINSHAIPQMVVMTKVDEACPHVQKDLQNVYASSYTKLKVQEVSSRLGVPVSCVLPVKNYSQELELELNCDVLLLTAVQQMLRLANDYLDDVDSF
- the ifi44f3 gene encoding interferon-induced protein 44-like isoform X1 produces the protein MAPIASDLTPEQREQLCGLLGNVDLTLLYKASVHGYEASAFHQRCDNQGATLLVAYNNSGDIFGGYTSVDYTQSGQEIADKEAFLFSIRSGRLLCIKVNGGYKARLDDAEMPNFGQQLFFCYNNQPVVNYKEIPNYINSFRPFRFNPDTLYGNNNQLTECEVYKIKQTLQVSIKEKPWRNILWTAERREELMAVIRSHKLLLSSVSRVRILMLGPVGAGKSSFFNSINSIFMGYVTSKAMSGSAKSSVTTQFRMYPVKDGHERKPLPFVLCDTMGLEEQSGAGLDIKDITSILQGHIPDRYKFNPITPFQPDEQKSSRPASLQEKIHCVVYMIDATKISLMSEKLEEKLTSVRSLINSHAIPQMVVMTKVDEACPHVQKDLQNVYASSYTKLKVQEVSSRLGVPVSCVLPVKNYSQELELELNCDVLLLTAVQQMLRLANDYLDDVDSF